The genomic region TGGGGACACTCTCGGACGGAGCAACAGAGTCTCCGACTGTCATCCAGAACAACGTAGAAAAATCGGACAAACCACAGGTGAGGGACCAGGAGTAGTGTCATGCATGTTACTTTAATACACTGCTCTCTTCATGATGCTGTAGAATGCTCTATTCACTtaaatgggccttcccaacgtttggAGGTCTGATAATTTTGTATAACaaaccgttgctaagtataacaggccgttgtgggttttgtgcttcttattcacgtctttcatattacTCCACAAGTAGTctggtcacttcttgcaatggaactttgttcaaacgtgaaagcagacggttgatcagctgtatTGTAAAGAATGCATGTTTGAAGTTCAGCATGTGTTGCGAGCTATTAGTTTCTTAGCAACGaagaaacggtaacaaataaagaAGAGGGATACatcatgtggagtttattttttcgctttggcaagtagccgtataataagcggaataatgtatagaacagcagtcattattgggaaaagaAGTCCTTTCAGGGCGACGCAAGAACCCTCCTCTGGCAcatcggggtccggttcgcctgtcgggacttattttctccATGATGACCGCCaatctatacattatcccttatgtGACGCCTACATGTGTTACTTACACTGTTTTTTATATTCAGTGATTGCTGGACAGATAAGTATCGTGCAAGGTTGTCTAAAAGTTATAGCAGCCATAAGTCGTCAATGTTGGTTTGAAACGAGCCATTCTCTGTGGTATGGTAATTGTGTCCTTTTAGGCGTGTAGAACCGCTTCAGTAagtgtttcttttattttcatttatttttttgcactttgtCTACGTTTTTCCACAGCAGAATGATGACAAGGACTATGGGAGTGAACCAAGTGGCCAGAATAATGAAAAGAAGGATCCGCTCAAAGAGTCCAGTTTTGTGTTTGGCCAGAACATCAGAGAGCGGGCCAAGGTGAGTGTGTCCAGTACGTCTTTGAAAACACAAAGATTGTAACCAATTCccattcagttcattcacataTTTGAAGCACTTGCACATTTCAGCCAAATTTTCATCAAAATGTAATCTGGTCAGGGCAACGTTTACGGAAACGTATAGTACCTAGATGCAAACTCCTCACCTTTTTGCTATCAAAATGGGTCACCCATAGGTCACGAGATTCATGCAGATGAGAAATGATTGAGCAGGGGGACTCCAGAGACTAGAGGAACTTTGAAAAAGGGATATATTTTGTAGGCGATAAGGACACCGCATATTTACTTGTAATAACCATCTAATTCCCAAAGTTTCCTGGTCAAACATGCAAATTCAGGAAGAAGTTGAATAGACACCCAGCTACTGACTGCATGACATGTTTAAGTGATCACTTGAGGTCTTGTTAGGTTGGAGATTTTTAGCATATAGAATGTTTGTGACTGTAGGTGGAAGAGAACAGCAGTGCAGCCAATGAGACGAAAGACCCTGCCACGTCAGATTCCCAGCCAGGTGGAACGAATTACTTCCTGCAGTATATAGGTACCCCCAGGTAACGCCTATattaaagtatttttttaaatatttgaaaATGTAATCAGAATAATGTTTTGTAACTGGGTAGCAGTGCCCagtaaaacaaatattgtttcTGGCCTTTTTTTCAGCTCTCAGAATGCCACAAACAACACAGACAAGGAGGCCAAGTTTGTCTTTGGGCAGAATATGTCGGAGCGAGTGTTGGTGAGTCAGTGTTTTCACAAGGCTTTAGAAGTGGGACCCTGAAGACATTTTTTGCAACACACTCATTCATGTTTTAACCAGCATTTCCCTTTAGGCAtatgctgtgttttttttttgtttgtttttttttgcttaaaCACAGCCAAACTGAAATTCTAAAGGATTATTCATCAactttgcatgtatgtgtacttGCAGAGCCCCCCTAAAGGTGGCGAGGGTGTggggagcgggagagagagcccGGCTCCTGTGTCTGAGCCCTCCTCACAGGAGGCTACGCCGGAGAAGGGTGagtcctctctcctccagcacAGTTTGTCACCGCCCCCTAGAGAATACTCAGAGCTCTCACCAAGCACAGTGAATGTGAATACActtgttaaggtgtgtgtgtgttcaaaaaaAAGTTGTAGAGTTTAACTGATTGGAGTAATTGCGTGCTCCCTGAGACTTCTGATCATTTATTTTCTCTACCTGTTTTGAAGTTGAAATTCTCATCATTCATTGACTAAAATTCAACCACATTCGAGTCTCAAGATCTCAGCTCAAGATTTCATGACTGACCAATGGTGACTGGAGCAGGAAGCCGTTCATACTGAGCCCACTCTGCTGCTCCCTTCTCATGTCTATACTCTACTGCCAGTAGTCCTTCAGATAGCCAAAGCCTCTTGGGCTCTGCTCTGAGCTGTACTCCGCCTGGTCCTCTGCCAGCTTCTCTTGCCTCCAGTGATTGTAGAATAACCGGTCAAAGATGGGTCTGTGTGCAGGTCTGTTGATGACTCAACCCTGGTCGTCCTCACAGTGCCACGTAGCTGATTAGAAACTTTGCCTGTGGTCATGATTTGGTGCCGTAGAGTTGGAGATCTTGTGCCAAATTAGACTGCAATAGAATATCAATAGGttttgttgccatggtgagTGTATCGAATCTGCACTGTCACTGTGTTTGTCATCACAACAACAGTGGCCAACTGCGTGACTGAACACCTGGTTACACTATTCAAATGAATGTAGTCATACTGGAATGAATTCTTTCATGCATGGTTACCTCACTGGGGGGTTACAAAACGACATTGCTTTTATGATCCCCATAGTGTGGTCCTATAGCTAATTTGTAAGCTATTTTGTGGAGTTGGTTTGCTAGGTTTTGGTGaaatagcatgtgtgtgtaacaaaTGTGGTGTCTGCTGTTCATTTTCCTGTCCCAGCCTCAACAGCGTCGGCGtcggcagcagcggcagcagcagtagcagccaACAGTGTGGCGGAGTCTCTGGAGGAGTCGGCGGCAGCCTACACCAAAGCCACGGCCAAGAAGTGCATTCTGGAGAAGGTGGAGGTGCGCACCGGCGAGGAGTCGGAGAGCAACGTGTTACAGGTGGGGCTCCTCCTGGTCTGCAGCCTGATCTGTAGCGTTGGAGTATTTTTCATTTGATTTTGAATCTGATGAATGTTGTTTGTTGTGAATGTTGTACTGGCGACCTAATGGCTGCCGGGGTATTGGACGTCCTCCACAGATGCAGTGCAAGTTGTTTGTGTTCGACAAGACGGCGCAGTCGTGGATCGAGCGAGGCCGAGGCCTGCTGCGGCTCAACGACATGGCCAGCACTGAGGACGGCACGCTACGGTCCAGATTAGGTACGGCCACCGCTTGTCCTAAAGCCGTCTGGTCAGGGGTATTTACCTggacagggagagagcaagGGGTAATCGGCACTTAATCtgcctttgttttgttttcctttttcccCTCACCTCATTCACCCTCCTtgttttttgctctctctctctctctctctctctctctctctctctctctctctctctctctctctctctctctctctctctctctctctctctctctctctctctcccccctctctctgtccccctctcagTGATGCGCACCCAGGGGAGTCTGCGTCTGATCCTCAACACTAAGCTGTGGCCTCAGATGCAGGTGGACAAGGCCAGCGAGAAGAGTGTACGCATCACTGCCATGGACACTGAGGACCAGGGGGTTAAAGTCTTTCTCATATCGGTATGCAGACTCCACAAATAATACTCTTTAATCAGGTGTAGGTGACCTGGTGAAGACAAGTTCTCAGGGATCACGAAATGTTGGGCCTGATTTTGCCTTAAGctcagtgtttggaataacgccgtttaaaagaacggcgttaggtaacaacgttattttttcagtaacagggtaatctaactaattacttttcccgtcgttacaacgccgttaacgttactggacgttaaatgcggtgcgttactatgcattgattgaataaactgtaaTCCGAACGAATCCGaatgcattcattgtttttcacttttataatcacatcaccaaaagtaggttattggttttaccaaaagtatttggcagtatttttaaactacaaacctataaagtattttgatacaaaatacgatgCCATTCatttccaactaaataaaatacaaatttatattttaaatacatcagacatgcctatccctggctgttggctgcagtaactcaagctaggtagtacttattgttttgtgtttatgttagttttgatccaatttgacagctttgctatgttgcccacccaaaatttctaccagcccacccaaatatagtagcctagcctaggttagaaccagccctgccctacatggagacatattttacgataataatggagaaaatgttagcaaaactttaggtttttgttaacgaaatctccctccctcattcatctatttgcgcaacagcccacattctgcgtTCAATCCagagagacaagtgaaataaatgtttgtttttttttttttttagccggACATCGCcataggcacgatatttaggctacctctgttaggcctacaaaaagttgcaaattaaggagtatttcctgatcgggaAACCTTTGGGTCCAGGGTTCTATAATAtcattcaattgtgccgcaaattaacagacagaagtggGCGTTAATTTAAATTCATGGCTCCGTAGACCAGCAATCTACTTGTCGAGGAGGCTCAtaatttgagaaacgctgcagatcatag from Alosa alosa isolate M-15738 ecotype Scorff River chromosome 1, AALO_Geno_1.1, whole genome shotgun sequence harbors:
- the ranbp3b gene encoding ran-binding protein 3b isoform X5, encoding MADLANEEKPAIAPPVFVFQKDKAQKRSADGSSAEDGEDSEREESEYCPPVKRERTSSLTQFPPSNSEEKPVGFRLKPPTLIHGQAPSAGSFPGVPSQKPKEQQRSVLRPAVLQAPPTKTYTESKSSCGTNGVGTLSDGATESPTVIQNNVEKSDKPQQNDDKDYGSEPSGQNNEKKDPLKESSFVFGQNIRERAKVEENSSAANETKDPATSDSQPGGTNYFLQYIGTPSSQNATNNTDKEAKFVFGQNMSERVLSPPKGGEGVGSGRESPAPVSEPSSQEATPEKASTASASAAAAAAVAANSVAESLEESAAAYTKATAKKCILEKVEVRTGEESESNVLQMQCKLFVFDKTAQSWIERGRGLLRLNDMASTEDGTLRSRLVMRTQGSLRLILNTKLWPQMQVDKASEKSVRITAMDTEDQGVKVFLISASSKDAGQLAAALHHRILALKSRAEQEPEPAPLGPEPEVPQSNEDDSDDEPNSAEGATANTSGTSEGGESQEAGGT
- the ranbp3b gene encoding ran-binding protein 3b isoform X4 — its product is MADLANEEKPAIAPPVFVFQKDKAQKRSADGSSAEDGEDSEREESEYCPPVKRERTSSLTQFPPSNSVSKNNVFMPSSFCQSPTGNSDSEPEEKPVGFRLKPPTLIHGQAPSAGVPSQKPKEQQRSVLRPAVLQAPPTKTYTESKSSCGTNGVGTLSDGATESPTVIQNNVEKSDKPQNDDKDYGSEPSGQNNEKKDPLKESSFVFGQNIRERAKVEENSSAANETKDPATSDSQPGGTNYFLQYIGTPSSQNATNNTDKEAKFVFGQNMSERVLSPPKGGEGVGSGRESPAPVSEPSSQEATPEKASTASASAAAAAAVAANSVAESLEESAAAYTKATAKKCILEKVEVRTGEESESNVLQMQCKLFVFDKTAQSWIERGRGLLRLNDMASTEDGTLRSRLVMRTQGSLRLILNTKLWPQMQVDKASEKSVRITAMDTEDQGVKVFLISASSKDAGQLAAALHHRILALKSRAEQEPEPAPLGPEPEVPQSNEDDSDDEPNSAEGATANTSGTSEGGESQEAGGT
- the ranbp3b gene encoding ran-binding protein 3b isoform X6 translates to MADLANEEKPAIAPPVFVFQKDKAQKRSADGSSAEDGEDSEREESEYCPPVKRERTSSLTQFPPSNSEEKPVGFRLKPPTLIHGQAPSAGVPSQKPKEQQRSVLRPAVLQAPPTKTYTESKSSCGTNGVGTLSDGATESPTVIQNNVEKSDKPQQNDDKDYGSEPSGQNNEKKDPLKESSFVFGQNIRERAKVEENSSAANETKDPATSDSQPGGTNYFLQYIGTPSSQNATNNTDKEAKFVFGQNMSERVLSPPKGGEGVGSGRESPAPVSEPSSQEATPEKASTASASAAAAAAVAANSVAESLEESAAAYTKATAKKCILEKVEVRTGEESESNVLQMQCKLFVFDKTAQSWIERGRGLLRLNDMASTEDGTLRSRLVMRTQGSLRLILNTKLWPQMQVDKASEKSVRITAMDTEDQGVKVFLISASSKDAGQLAAALHHRILALKSRAEQEPEPAPLGPEPEVPQSNEDDSDDEPNSAEGATANTSGTSEGGESQEAGGT
- the ranbp3b gene encoding ran-binding protein 3b isoform X3 encodes the protein MADLANEEKPAIAPPVFVFQKDKAQKRSADGSSAEDGEDSEREESEYCPPVKRERTSSLTQFPPSNSVSKNNVFMPSSFCQSPTGNSDSEPEEKPVGFRLKPPTLIHGQAPSAGVPSQKPKEQQRSVLRPAVLQAPPTKTYTESKSSCGTNGVGTLSDGATESPTVIQNNVEKSDKPQQNDDKDYGSEPSGQNNEKKDPLKESSFVFGQNIRERAKVEENSSAANETKDPATSDSQPGGTNYFLQYIGTPSSQNATNNTDKEAKFVFGQNMSERVLSPPKGGEGVGSGRESPAPVSEPSSQEATPEKASTASASAAAAAAVAANSVAESLEESAAAYTKATAKKCILEKVEVRTGEESESNVLQMQCKLFVFDKTAQSWIERGRGLLRLNDMASTEDGTLRSRLVMRTQGSLRLILNTKLWPQMQVDKASEKSVRITAMDTEDQGVKVFLISASSKDAGQLAAALHHRILALKSRAEQEPEPAPLGPEPEVPQSNEDDSDDEPNSAEGATANTSGTSEGGESQEAGGT
- the ranbp3b gene encoding ran-binding protein 3b isoform X1, with the translated sequence MADLANEEKPAIAPPVFVFQKDKAQKRSADGSSAEDGEDSEREESEYCPPVKRERTSSLTQFPPSNSVSKNNVFMPSSFCQSPTGNSDSEPEEKPVGFRLKPPTLIHGQAPSAGSFPGVPSQKPKEQQRSVLRPAVLQAPPTKTYTESKSSCGTNGVGTLSDGATESPTVIQNNVEKSDKPQQNDDKDYGSEPSGQNNEKKDPLKESSFVFGQNIRERAKVEENSSAANETKDPATSDSQPGGTNYFLQYIGTPSSQNATNNTDKEAKFVFGQNMSERVLSPPKGGEGVGSGRESPAPVSEPSSQEATPEKASTASASAAAAAAVAANSVAESLEESAAAYTKATAKKCILEKVEVRTGEESESNVLQMQCKLFVFDKTAQSWIERGRGLLRLNDMASTEDGTLRSRLVMRTQGSLRLILNTKLWPQMQVDKASEKSVRITAMDTEDQGVKVFLISASSKDAGQLAAALHHRILALKSRAEQEPEPAPLGPEPEVPQSNEDDSDDEPNSAEGATANTSGTSEGGESQEAGGT
- the ranbp3b gene encoding ran-binding protein 3b isoform X2; this translates as MADLANEEKPAIAPPVFVFQKDKAQKRSADGSSAEDGEDSEREESEYCPPVKRERTSSLTQFPPSNSVSKNNVFMPSSFCQSPTGNSDSEPEEKPVGFRLKPPTLIHGQAPSAGSFPGVPSQKPKEQQRSVLRPAVLQAPPTKTYTESKSSCGTNGVGTLSDGATESPTVIQNNVEKSDKPQNDDKDYGSEPSGQNNEKKDPLKESSFVFGQNIRERAKVEENSSAANETKDPATSDSQPGGTNYFLQYIGTPSSQNATNNTDKEAKFVFGQNMSERVLSPPKGGEGVGSGRESPAPVSEPSSQEATPEKASTASASAAAAAAVAANSVAESLEESAAAYTKATAKKCILEKVEVRTGEESESNVLQMQCKLFVFDKTAQSWIERGRGLLRLNDMASTEDGTLRSRLVMRTQGSLRLILNTKLWPQMQVDKASEKSVRITAMDTEDQGVKVFLISASSKDAGQLAAALHHRILALKSRAEQEPEPAPLGPEPEVPQSNEDDSDDEPNSAEGATANTSGTSEGGESQEAGGT